One genomic segment of Occultella kanbiaonis includes these proteins:
- a CDS encoding ABC transporter permease, producing MSRADEQSPTAQPGSPGEVAPGGGSAVDGTGREAGPAPRLAGGGWRAVFGYWFAVYKRIWRSTVISSFLAPLLYLAGMGYGLGALIDSGDRTAVPGVPYVAFVATGLVAAQAMMTASAETTYNVFGAIKWLHTYDAMLVTPLRVVDLVRGHLVYVLMRLTLVAGVFVGVALALRAMDGPLALAAVPAAVLGGLAFATPIYAFSATIDSEQGFNVLQRFIIMPLFLFSGTFFPLTQLPVALQVFGWVSPLTHTVALTRALGLGTDSALWLEPWRFAVHLAYLVLWAGVGYLLAVRGLRRRMVV from the coding sequence GTGAGCCGGGCGGACGAGCAGAGCCCGACGGCGCAGCCCGGCTCCCCGGGTGAGGTCGCCCCGGGAGGAGGTTCCGCCGTCGACGGAACCGGGCGCGAGGCGGGTCCGGCGCCGCGTCTCGCCGGGGGTGGCTGGCGAGCCGTGTTCGGCTACTGGTTCGCCGTCTACAAGCGGATCTGGCGCTCCACGGTGATCTCCTCGTTCCTGGCCCCGCTGCTCTACCTGGCCGGGATGGGTTACGGACTCGGGGCGCTCATCGACTCCGGGGACCGCACGGCCGTGCCCGGGGTGCCGTACGTGGCCTTCGTCGCGACCGGGCTGGTGGCCGCGCAGGCGATGATGACGGCGTCCGCCGAGACCACCTACAACGTGTTCGGCGCGATCAAGTGGTTGCACACCTACGACGCGATGCTGGTGACGCCGCTGCGCGTGGTGGACCTGGTCCGCGGCCACCTCGTCTACGTGTTGATGCGCCTGACCCTCGTCGCCGGGGTGTTCGTGGGCGTCGCGCTCGCACTGCGGGCCATGGACGGACCGCTCGCCCTGGCCGCGGTGCCCGCCGCGGTGCTCGGCGGCCTCGCGTTCGCGACCCCGATCTACGCGTTCTCCGCGACCATCGACAGCGAGCAGGGCTTCAATGTGCTGCAGCGGTTCATCATCATGCCGCTGTTCCTGTTCTCCGGGACGTTCTTCCCGCTCACCCAGCTGCCCGTCGCCCTGCAGGTGTTCGGTTGGGTCTCGCCGCTGACCCACACGGTCGCGCTCACCCGGGCGCTCGGCCTGGGCACGGACTCTGCACTCTGGCTCGAGCCGTGGCGGTTCGCGGTCCACCTCGCCTACCTCGTGCTCTGGGCCGGGGTGGGCTACCTGCTCGCGGTGCGCGGCCTGCGGCGTCGGATGGTGGTCTGA
- a CDS encoding NAD-dependent epimerase/dehydratase family protein, giving the protein MHIAVTGASGKLGRVVVTYLREAGHAVVALDRYGERGPGFTRVDLTDHGQVVDALAGIDGSHDGLDAIVHLAAIPAPGLASDVATFENNILSTFHVFQAARRLGIRNIAYASSETVLGLPFDTPPPYLPVDEEYPARPESTYSLVKHLEETMAIELTRWDPALKIIALRFSNVMSPADYEAFPFDADPFARKWNLWSYIDARDGAQAVLRALEFDGTGFDRFIIASPDTVTTRPNAELVAEVFPDVPRTRDLGEHDTMLSIDKARRVLGYAPVHSWRDGR; this is encoded by the coding sequence ATGCACATCGCGGTGACCGGGGCGTCCGGCAAGTTGGGTCGAGTCGTGGTGACGTACCTGCGCGAGGCGGGTCACGCCGTCGTCGCCCTTGATCGGTACGGCGAGCGCGGGCCGGGCTTCACGCGCGTGGACCTGACCGACCACGGGCAGGTGGTGGACGCACTGGCCGGCATCGACGGCTCCCATGACGGGCTGGACGCCATCGTGCACCTCGCCGCGATCCCGGCGCCCGGCCTCGCCAGCGACGTCGCCACGTTCGAGAACAACATCCTGTCCACGTTCCACGTGTTCCAGGCCGCCAGGCGTCTCGGGATCCGGAACATCGCGTACGCCTCCAGTGAGACCGTGCTCGGGCTCCCGTTCGACACGCCGCCCCCGTACCTCCCGGTGGACGAGGAGTACCCGGCGCGGCCGGAGTCGACCTACTCCCTCGTGAAGCACCTCGAGGAGACGATGGCGATCGAGCTGACCCGCTGGGACCCGGCACTGAAGATCATCGCGCTGAGGTTCTCCAACGTGATGTCCCCCGCGGACTATGAGGCGTTCCCGTTCGACGCGGACCCGTTCGCGCGCAAGTGGAACCTGTGGTCCTACATCGATGCCCGCGACGGCGCGCAGGCCGTGCTGCGGGCGCTCGAGTTCGACGGAACCGGGTTCGACCGGTTCATCATCGCCTCGCCGGACACGGTGACGACGCGCCCGAACGCCGAGCTCGTGGCCGAGGTCTTCCCGGACGTGCCCCGCACGCGCGACCTGGGCGAACACGACACCATGCTCTCGATCGACAAGGCCCGCCGCGTCCTCGGCTACGCCCCGGTGCACTCGTGGCGGGACGGACGCTGA
- a CDS encoding MarR family transcriptional regulator codes for MADAQPVQMPEPDRLGAELSDAVVLFHEAIGSLMGLSAADHKALGILGREGPMSAGELAERTALTAGAVTGLVDRLERTGLARRERDPGDRRRLVVTASRPADPRVAEAFAGLSTAMAEVTARFSPEQLVAIAEWVALSSAALRGQAAAIAARRET; via the coding sequence ATGGCCGATGCACAACCTGTCCAGATGCCCGAGCCGGACCGGCTGGGGGCCGAGCTGAGCGACGCCGTCGTGCTGTTCCACGAGGCGATCGGCTCCCTGATGGGACTGTCCGCCGCGGACCACAAGGCGCTCGGCATCCTGGGCCGGGAGGGACCGATGTCCGCCGGCGAACTGGCCGAGCGCACGGCGCTGACGGCCGGCGCAGTGACCGGACTGGTGGACCGCCTCGAACGCACCGGGCTGGCCCGCCGCGAGCGGGACCCGGGGGACCGGCGGCGCCTCGTGGTGACGGCGTCCCGGCCCGCCGACCCCCGGGTGGCCGAGGCGTTCGCGGGCCTCAGCACTGCGATGGCCGAGGTGACCGCGCGGTTCAGCCCGGAACAGCTCGTTGCGATAGCCGAGTGGGTCGCTCTGTCGAGTGCCGCGCTGCGCGGCCAGGCCGCGGCGATCGCGGCCCGGCGCGAGACGTAG
- a CDS encoding IclR family transcriptional regulator: MAEPTMIHSVVRALRLLDEVAESDVPVTAKQLASRTGTPLPTVYHLLRTLVHEDYLARTAAGYVIGDHVDRLRGTKVGGLRTDRAHEILSGLHADLGAAAYLSVLVDGEIQLRDIVDSPTAPRADLWVGFHDAAHATALGKAVLSVLPDDARRDYIESHSLEDLTPRTLTDRRALLRQLGTQSRFRLDREEYSLGTVCIAAPVPSARTMAAVAVSVPAHRGADVLARAARLTRAATLIALSTDEGAITI; this comes from the coding sequence GTGGCGGAGCCGACCATGATCCACTCGGTGGTGCGAGCCCTGCGGCTGCTCGACGAGGTGGCCGAGTCGGATGTGCCGGTCACCGCCAAGCAGCTCGCGAGCCGGACCGGCACGCCGCTGCCGACCGTCTACCACCTGCTCCGCACGCTCGTGCACGAGGACTACCTGGCTCGCACCGCCGCGGGGTACGTGATCGGCGACCACGTCGACCGGCTCCGCGGTACGAAGGTGGGTGGTCTGCGCACCGACCGGGCCCACGAGATCCTGAGCGGACTGCACGCCGACCTCGGCGCCGCGGCCTATCTGTCCGTGCTCGTGGACGGCGAGATCCAGCTGCGGGACATCGTCGACAGCCCGACCGCGCCACGTGCGGACCTGTGGGTGGGCTTCCACGATGCCGCCCACGCCACCGCGCTCGGCAAGGCGGTGCTCTCGGTGCTGCCCGACGACGCGCGCCGCGACTACATCGAGTCCCACTCACTCGAGGACCTCACGCCGCGTACGCTCACCGACCGGCGCGCGCTGCTGCGCCAGCTCGGCACGCAGTCGCGGTTCCGGCTGGACCGCGAGGAGTACTCGCTCGGCACCGTCTGCATCGCCGCGCCGGTGCCGTCGGCGCGGACGATGGCTGCCGTCGCGGTGTCGGTGCCCGCGCACCGCGGCGCCGACGTGCTCGCCCGTGCCGCGCGGCTGACCCGCGCCGCCACGCTGATCGCGCTGAGCACCGACGAGGGCGCTATCACCATCTGA
- a CDS encoding ABC transporter permease — MATTSTPTSRRALPFPVAMARPAALVERNLRAARHYWLTFVSGFFEPVFYLFAMGVGIGALVGSVEVAGREVPYAVFVAPAMMATSAMNGAVYDSTGNVFYKLKHSKLYRSVLSTPLRPWDIAVGEISWALLRGLIYSAAFLLVAAVAGFVPSWWALLAIPACTLIGLGFAAVGMAATTYMRSWNDMDYVQLAILPMFLFSATFYPLATYPPALQWVVQATPLYHGVDLVRALTMGDLHVGLLVHVAYLAAFSAFGLWATTRRIGKLLLT; from the coding sequence GTGGCCACGACCAGCACCCCCACGTCCCGCCGGGCACTGCCGTTCCCGGTCGCGATGGCCCGCCCCGCTGCGCTCGTGGAGCGCAACCTGCGCGCCGCCAGGCACTACTGGCTCACCTTCGTCTCCGGCTTCTTCGAGCCGGTGTTCTACCTGTTCGCGATGGGCGTGGGCATCGGGGCGCTGGTCGGCTCTGTCGAGGTCGCCGGCCGTGAGGTCCCGTACGCGGTGTTCGTTGCGCCGGCGATGATGGCGACGTCGGCGATGAACGGCGCCGTCTACGACTCCACCGGCAACGTCTTCTACAAGCTCAAGCACTCCAAGCTCTACCGGTCCGTGCTGTCCACGCCACTACGGCCGTGGGACATCGCGGTGGGGGAGATCTCCTGGGCGCTGCTGCGCGGTCTGATCTACTCGGCTGCGTTCCTGCTCGTCGCGGCGGTGGCCGGGTTCGTCCCGTCCTGGTGGGCCCTGCTCGCAATCCCGGCCTGCACACTGATCGGGCTCGGCTTCGCCGCCGTCGGCATGGCCGCCACCACCTACATGCGATCGTGGAACGACATGGACTACGTGCAGCTCGCGATCCTGCCGATGTTCCTGTTCTCGGCGACCTTCTACCCGCTCGCGACCTACCCGCCGGCGCTGCAATGGGTGGTTCAGGCGACGCCGCTCTATCACGGCGTGGATCTGGTCCGCGCTCTGACGATGGGGGACCTGCATGTGGGCCTGCTGGTCCACGTCGCCTACCTCGCGGCGTTCTCCGCGTTCGGCCTCTGGGCCACCACCCGCCGGATCGGGAAGCTGTTGCTCACCTGA
- a CDS encoding ABC transporter ATP-binding protein, with protein MSLIRGTGLRKTFGDFVAVDGIDVEVAAGESFGFLGPNGAGKTSTMRMIGATSPVSGGELRVFGMDPATHASAIKARLGVVPQTDALDEELRVRENLLVYGRYFGLSREQVRARTGPLLEFAQLTEKTDAVVESLSGGMKRRLTIARALINEPSLLLLDEPTTGLDPQARHVLWDRLFRLKRDGVTLVLTTHYMDEAEQLCDRLVVMDHGRIVAEGSPRSLITQHASREVLELRFDAADHAEHVADVAGIAERVEVLADRLLLYVHDGDGALETVAARGVHPLSALVRRASLEDVFLRLTGRSLVE; from the coding sequence ATGTCCCTGATCCGCGGCACCGGCCTGCGCAAGACGTTCGGTGACTTCGTCGCCGTCGACGGCATCGACGTCGAGGTCGCCGCGGGGGAGTCCTTCGGATTCCTCGGCCCGAACGGCGCCGGCAAGACCTCCACGATGCGCATGATCGGCGCCACCTCCCCGGTCTCCGGCGGCGAGCTGCGCGTGTTCGGCATGGATCCGGCCACGCATGCGTCGGCGATCAAGGCGCGCCTGGGCGTGGTGCCGCAGACCGACGCCCTCGACGAGGAGCTGCGGGTGCGCGAGAACCTCCTCGTCTACGGCCGCTACTTCGGCCTCTCCCGCGAGCAGGTGCGGGCGCGCACCGGACCCCTGCTCGAGTTCGCGCAACTGACGGAGAAGACCGACGCCGTCGTCGAGTCGCTGTCCGGCGGGATGAAGCGCCGGCTGACCATCGCCCGCGCGCTCATCAACGAGCCGAGCCTGCTGCTCCTCGACGAGCCGACCACGGGCCTGGACCCGCAGGCCCGGCACGTCCTGTGGGACCGGCTGTTCCGGCTCAAGCGGGACGGCGTCACGCTCGTGCTCACCACGCACTACATGGACGAGGCGGAGCAGCTCTGCGACCGGCTCGTGGTGATGGACCACGGCCGGATCGTCGCGGAGGGCTCGCCCCGGTCGCTGATCACCCAGCACGCCTCCCGTGAGGTGCTCGAACTGCGCTTCGACGCCGCCGATCACGCCGAGCACGTCGCGGACGTCGCCGGCATCGCCGAGCGGGTCGAGGTCCTCGCCGACCGGCTCCTGCTCTACGTCCACGACGGCGACGGCGCCCTCGAGACGGTCGCCGCGCGCGGTGTGCACCCGCTCTCGGCCCTGGTGCGCCGTGCCTCGCTCGAGGACGTGTTCCTGCGGCTGACAGGGCGGAGCCTGGTCGAGTGA
- a CDS encoding PadR family transcriptional regulator, whose product MDTTQMLKGVLDLAVLAVVRAEDGYGYDVVRRLRGAGLTDVGDASVYGTLRRLYAAGALTSYVVPSDEGPHRKYYGITPQGRASLDLQTKHWHEFAHTMTDLLDLAEAH is encoded by the coding sequence ATGGACACGACACAGATGCTCAAGGGCGTGCTCGACCTGGCCGTGCTCGCCGTGGTCCGGGCCGAGGACGGCTACGGCTACGACGTGGTGCGGCGGCTGCGCGGCGCCGGACTGACCGACGTGGGCGACGCCTCGGTGTACGGCACCCTGCGGCGCCTGTACGCCGCCGGTGCGCTCACCAGTTACGTGGTGCCCTCGGACGAGGGACCGCACCGCAAGTACTACGGCATCACCCCGCAGGGCCGGGCCTCCCTGGACCTGCAGACCAAGCACTGGCACGAGTTCGCGCACACCATGACCGATCTTCTCGACCTGGCGGAGGCACACTGA
- a CDS encoding DUF3046 domain-containing protein gives MKHSEFWAAMEDTFGRYGASLAQDLVLAPLNGRTANEALADGENPQRVWEAICTVNELPESVRWHHRTADHKSKRR, from the coding sequence GTGAAGCACTCCGAGTTCTGGGCCGCCATGGAGGACACGTTCGGTCGCTACGGCGCCTCCCTGGCGCAGGACCTCGTCCTCGCGCCGCTGAACGGCCGCACCGCGAACGAGGCACTCGCGGACGGGGAGAACCCGCAGCGGGTGTGGGAGGCGATCTGCACCGTCAACGAACTCCCGGAGTCGGTGCGCTGGCACCACCGCACGGCCGATCACAAGTCGAAGCGACGTTAG
- a CDS encoding DEAD/DEAH box helicase, whose protein sequence is MTQVTTEASERVLAGFSAPTRAWFSGAFDAPTSAQAGAWEAISSGHHALVVAPTGSGKTLAAFLWALDHLLLAPPPAQRERRCRVLYVSPLKALATDVERNLRSPLVGITRLATGLGEPVNDVRVGVRTGDTPASERRSFGTKPPDILITTPESLFLVLTSAAREGLRGVEYVILDEVHALAGNKRGAHLALSLERLDALLDAPAQRIGLSATVQPVDTVAGYLAGARSLADGGRTTRIVQPSVDKELRIDVVVPVPDLADVAGTPTASRGPGTEAFDPLGVVSGDAAPDGGAHLDLSGDAAGAAPQARQPSGGSIWPHVTERVVDLITSHRSTIVFTNSRRGAERLTARINEVQAERLGLAPDVDAGAAQAAQTPAQSGTGLALPADAIIARAHHGSMSREERTSIESALKSGVLPAVVATSSLELGIDMGAVDLVVQVGAPPSVASALQRIGRAGHQVGALSHGVVLPTHRGDLLAAATTSVRAREGQIEAVTVPANPLDVLAQQIVAMTALDVWDVGELTTLVRRAAPFADLGPGVLAAVLDMLAGRYPSEDFAELRPRIVWDRIAGTLAGRPGALRLAATSGGTIPDRGLYGVYVVGQETSARGGKRVGELDEEMVYESRVGDTFTLGSSTWRIEDITPDRVLVSPAPGLPGRLPFWKGDAPGRPAELGRAIGAMIREIGAAAFAPESLEDWGLDDWARDNLLAYLRDQEAATGRLSTDRTIVVERFRDELGDWRVVIHSPYGAKVHAPWALVLAANLRRRFGMDVAAMHSDDGIVLRLPDTADVWDADWDTSGAENTADPGATVRAGEVPLEDLLLEPDATSREVVAALAGSAHFAARFREAAARSLLLPRRRPDKRQPLWQQRQRSAQLLSVAAEYPDFPVVLEAVRECLQDDFDVPALTDLMRAVQGRRVRVVEVHTSHPSPFAQSLMFGYVAQFLYEGDAPLAERRAAALTLDPTLLAELLGEGADVAELLDPGALASVEAEVGLRTENSLAASAEAALDHIRRLGPITDAELATRVRTPELLDGWLTELAASRRILSVRVAGQAQWCVVEDAGRLRDALGVALPVGLPEAMTGPVPTALTDLVRRHARTHGPFRAGQVAARYGLGTAALAPVLRDLTDRGLVESGTLRPADSHTAQTLALPGPDYCDADVLRRIRRRSLAVLRAEVEAVPPEALGVFLPRWHQVRQLRGVDGLLTAIDQLAGTPVAASALESLVLPTRVVDYAPEMLDELTSAGEVAWVGAGGGPGTDGMVALLTADAVADLAPPVGSDPPTAVGRVVREVLGDGGGRFFRDIVAQVRLEWTGTDPPPEAGEILDALWDAAWGGVATNDTLTPLRARLGAKPRAGTRTSHRARPRGRSLRAVALRRPGANPLGPATPDDAVGRWSCVPARSDEARRATAAAVALLERDGLLTRGTVGDRFVGGFSSVYRVLAGLEETGQVRRGYFVEGLGAAQFALPESVDRLRSDARAGVGALLLAATDPANPYGAALGWPEPVGMVEQTSGHRPGRKVGASVIIVGGELVLYLERGAKALLSFTRDPAALGPAALELAKVARTGALGRFTVHRADGAPALSERSPLVAALAESGFIATPRGLRLRQDKR, encoded by the coding sequence ATGACCCAGGTGACCACGGAGGCGAGCGAGCGGGTGCTGGCAGGCTTCAGCGCGCCGACCCGGGCCTGGTTCTCGGGTGCGTTCGACGCCCCCACCTCCGCGCAGGCCGGGGCCTGGGAGGCGATCTCGTCCGGGCACCATGCGCTCGTGGTCGCCCCGACTGGTTCCGGCAAGACGCTCGCCGCCTTCCTGTGGGCGCTGGACCACCTGCTCCTCGCGCCGCCGCCGGCGCAGCGGGAGCGGCGCTGCCGGGTGCTGTACGTCTCACCGCTGAAGGCGCTGGCCACGGACGTCGAACGGAACCTGCGCTCGCCGCTGGTGGGCATCACCCGACTGGCCACCGGCCTTGGCGAGCCGGTCAACGACGTGCGGGTCGGCGTGCGGACCGGGGACACGCCCGCCTCGGAACGGCGGTCGTTCGGGACGAAGCCACCGGACATCCTGATCACCACGCCGGAGTCGCTGTTCCTGGTGCTGACGTCGGCCGCGCGCGAGGGCCTGCGCGGGGTGGAGTACGTGATCCTGGACGAGGTACACGCGCTCGCCGGGAACAAGCGCGGCGCCCACCTGGCCCTCTCGCTCGAGCGGCTGGACGCCCTGCTGGACGCACCGGCGCAGCGGATCGGGCTGTCCGCGACCGTGCAGCCGGTGGACACCGTGGCCGGGTACCTGGCCGGCGCCCGGTCCCTGGCCGACGGTGGCCGCACCACCCGGATCGTGCAGCCGAGCGTGGACAAGGAGCTGCGGATCGACGTGGTGGTCCCGGTCCCGGACCTGGCGGACGTCGCCGGAACCCCAACGGCGTCCCGCGGCCCCGGCACCGAGGCGTTCGATCCGCTCGGGGTCGTCTCCGGCGACGCCGCGCCCGACGGCGGGGCTCACCTCGATCTGTCCGGTGACGCGGCGGGCGCCGCGCCGCAGGCGCGACAGCCGTCCGGCGGGTCGATCTGGCCGCACGTCACCGAGCGGGTCGTCGACCTGATCACCTCGCACCGGTCCACGATCGTCTTCACGAACTCCCGCCGCGGCGCGGAGCGGCTCACGGCCCGGATCAACGAGGTCCAGGCGGAGCGGCTCGGACTCGCTCCGGACGTCGACGCGGGCGCCGCGCAGGCCGCGCAGACGCCGGCCCAGTCCGGGACCGGGCTCGCACTACCAGCGGATGCGATCATCGCCCGTGCCCACCACGGGTCGATGAGCCGCGAGGAGCGGACCTCCATCGAGTCCGCACTGAAGTCCGGGGTCCTGCCCGCCGTGGTGGCCACCAGTTCCCTCGAGCTCGGCATCGACATGGGCGCGGTGGACCTCGTGGTGCAGGTGGGTGCACCGCCGTCGGTGGCGAGCGCGTTGCAGCGGATCGGCCGGGCCGGGCACCAGGTGGGAGCCCTGTCCCACGGGGTCGTCCTGCCCACGCACCGGGGTGACCTGCTCGCTGCCGCGACCACGTCGGTGCGGGCACGCGAAGGCCAGATCGAAGCGGTCACGGTGCCGGCGAACCCGCTGGACGTGCTGGCCCAGCAGATCGTAGCGATGACGGCCCTCGACGTCTGGGACGTCGGCGAGCTGACCACGCTGGTGCGCCGGGCCGCGCCGTTCGCGGACCTCGGGCCCGGGGTCCTCGCCGCCGTGCTGGACATGCTCGCCGGGCGCTACCCCAGCGAGGACTTCGCCGAGCTGCGCCCGCGGATCGTCTGGGACCGGATCGCCGGCACCCTGGCCGGCCGCCCGGGCGCGCTGCGGCTGGCCGCGACCAGCGGCGGCACCATCCCGGACCGCGGCCTCTACGGCGTCTACGTGGTGGGTCAGGAGACCAGCGCGCGGGGCGGCAAACGGGTCGGCGAGCTCGACGAGGAGATGGTCTACGAATCCCGGGTGGGCGACACGTTCACCCTCGGCTCGAGCACGTGGCGGATCGAGGACATCACCCCGGACCGGGTGCTCGTCTCCCCCGCGCCGGGGCTGCCAGGGCGGCTGCCGTTCTGGAAGGGCGATGCCCCGGGCCGGCCCGCTGAGCTGGGCCGGGCGATCGGCGCGATGATCCGGGAGATCGGCGCGGCCGCCTTCGCGCCCGAGTCACTCGAGGACTGGGGCCTGGACGACTGGGCCCGGGACAACCTGCTCGCCTACCTGCGCGATCAGGAGGCCGCGACCGGGCGGCTGAGCACCGACCGGACGATCGTGGTGGAGCGGTTCCGGGACGAGCTCGGGGACTGGCGGGTGGTGATCCACTCCCCCTACGGCGCGAAGGTGCACGCCCCGTGGGCGCTCGTGCTCGCGGCGAACCTGCGCCGCCGGTTCGGCATGGACGTGGCCGCGATGCACTCCGATGACGGGATCGTGCTGCGCCTGCCGGACACCGCGGACGTCTGGGACGCCGACTGGGACACCAGCGGTGCCGAGAACACAGCCGACCCCGGCGCCACCGTCAGGGCCGGCGAGGTACCGCTGGAGGATCTGCTCCTGGAACCCGACGCGACCTCGCGCGAGGTGGTCGCGGCACTGGCCGGCTCGGCCCACTTCGCGGCCCGGTTCCGGGAGGCAGCAGCACGGTCCCTGCTGCTGCCGCGACGGCGCCCGGACAAGCGCCAGCCACTCTGGCAGCAGCGCCAGCGCAGCGCCCAGCTGCTCTCGGTAGCCGCCGAGTATCCGGACTTCCCGGTGGTGCTGGAGGCCGTGCGCGAGTGCCTCCAGGACGACTTCGACGTGCCCGCGCTCACGGACCTGATGAGGGCGGTCCAGGGCCGGCGGGTCCGGGTCGTCGAGGTGCACACCTCCCATCCGTCCCCGTTCGCACAGTCCCTGATGTTCGGATATGTCGCCCAGTTCCTGTACGAGGGGGACGCGCCGCTGGCCGAGCGCCGGGCCGCCGCCCTCACCCTCGACCCGACGCTGCTCGCCGAACTGCTCGGCGAGGGCGCGGACGTCGCCGAACTGCTCGACCCGGGCGCACTGGCGTCCGTCGAGGCCGAGGTCGGGCTCCGCACCGAGAACTCCCTTGCGGCTAGTGCCGAGGCCGCGCTCGACCACATCCGTCGGCTCGGGCCGATCACGGACGCCGAACTTGCCACACGGGTGCGCACCCCGGAACTGCTGGACGGCTGGCTCACGGAACTCGCCGCGTCCCGCCGGATCCTCAGCGTCCGGGTCGCCGGGCAGGCGCAGTGGTGCGTGGTCGAGGACGCCGGCCGGCTGCGGGACGCGCTCGGGGTCGCCCTCCCGGTGGGCCTGCCCGAGGCCATGACCGGCCCGGTCCCGACGGCGCTGACGGACCTCGTCCGCCGGCACGCCCGCACCCACGGCCCGTTCCGCGCCGGGCAGGTCGCGGCCCGGTACGGACTTGGCACCGCCGCCCTGGCTCCCGTGCTGCGGGACCTGACCGACCGCGGCCTGGTCGAGTCCGGCACCCTGCGCCCCGCCGACTCGCACACCGCGCAGACCCTCGCCCTGCCCGGCCCCGACTACTGCGACGCCGACGTGCTGCGCCGGATCCGTCGTCGCTCGCTCGCCGTGCTGCGCGCGGAGGTGGAGGCGGTGCCGCCCGAGGCGCTCGGGGTGTTCCTGCCGCGGTGGCACCAGGTACGCCAGCTGCGCGGCGTCGACGGGCTGCTCACCGCCATCGACCAGCTCGCCGGCACGCCCGTGGCCGCCTCGGCGCTGGAATCGCTCGTCCTGCCCACCCGGGTGGTCGACTACGCACCCGAGATGCTCGACGAACTCACCTCCGCCGGTGAGGTCGCCTGGGTCGGGGCCGGTGGCGGGCCCGGCACCGACGGCATGGTCGCACTGCTCACCGCGGACGCCGTGGCCGACCTCGCCCCGCCGGTCGGCTCCGACCCCCCGACGGCGGTGGGCCGGGTGGTGCGCGAGGTGCTCGGCGACGGTGGTGGTCGGTTCTTCCGGGACATCGTGGCCCAGGTCCGCCTCGAGTGGACCGGCACGGACCCCCCGCCGGAGGCCGGTGAGATCCTCGACGCCCTCTGGGACGCGGCCTGGGGCGGAGTCGCCACCAACGACACGCTCACGCCGCTGCGAGCCCGCCTCGGCGCGAAGCCGCGGGCCGGCACCCGCACCAGCCACCGGGCCCGGCCCCGCGGACGGTCGCTGCGCGCCGTGGCGCTGCGCCGACCCGGTGCCAACCCGCTCGGACCTGCGACGCCCGACGACGCCGTCGGGCGGTGGTCCTGCGTCCCGGCCCGTTCGGACGAGGCCCGCCGGGCCACCGCCGCGGCTGTCGCCCTGCTCGAGCGGGACGGGCTGCTGACCCGCGGCACCGTCGGCGACAGGTTCGTCGGCGGGTTCTCGAGCGTGTACCGGGTCCTGGCGGGGCTGGAGGAGACCGGCCAGGTGCGTCGCGGCTACTTCGTCGAGGGCCTCGGTGCCGCACAGTTCGCCCTGCCCGAGAGCGTGGACCGGCTCCGCTCGGACGCCCGCGCCGGCGTCGGCGCCCTGCTGCTGGCGGCCACTGACCCGGCGAACCCCTACGGCGCCGCGCTCGGCTGGCCGGAACCGGTGGGCATGGTGGAGCAGACCAGCGGGCACCGGCCCGGCCGTAAGGTCGGCGCCAGCGTCATCATCGTCGGTGGTGAACTGGTGCTCTACCTCGAACGTGGCGCGAAGGCCCTGCTCTCCTTCACGCGGGACCCGGCAGCCCTCGGACCGGCCGCACTGGAGCTGGCCAAGGTCGCCCGGACCGGCGCCCTCGGGCGGTTCACGGTGCATCGGGCGGACGGCGCACCCGCGCTGTCCGAACGCTCCCCGCTGGTGGCCGCCCTGGCCGAATCCGGGTTCATCGCAACGCCCCGCGGGTTAAGGTTGCGGCAGGACAAGAGGTGA